TTTGCTACTCAGGCTCTGTCTGTAATTCTTCTCCTGATGAAGAACTACTACCACTATGATCGTCAGATTGAATAAAATTAGGATTGGTGTCACTACCTGAACTATTCTCGCTCGATGTCTCTTCTTATTTTCTCATCCTTTAGTTCAGAATATCTAACCATAACGTATAACAGTAAATTAACAAGAAACACATAACTATTGTGTCGCCAGTTGTAACTCCATAAAAGATAAATGACACATTCACAAATGATTAACCAAAGGAAAGGGAATTGAGTAGAAACAACTATTGGTctatttataatcaaaaaaatgaactacaaaataaatataattcaaGTACCACAATATTCATTACTAAAAAGCACCAAATAATAGATTTCTAGCACCATAAAGGCGTTGTATGTAAATATACCAGGACACACCTCAATATACCAGAAACGATACACACGGCAGTCAACCTGTTAATAAATGAAgttttttacttaatttacAAGTCTCTGGTTTAAATTCACTTCTCTTTAGATGTAGGTTATTTGtaggttattttaaatgtcacttttgacacttcaaatttaaaaaattggcggggaaatttacataaaactttaaattacaaaaaaaataattaacaataattaaaataaatgttaataacaaataatttgcaaatgaattattttataaaaagatcatttatataaaaaaaatgtatttgacgtttaagaaaataaaaatgtcaatttgacAGTTGATCTgacgttttaaaattgttaaaaaaagtttttaatttccatGTATAATATACAGATGATACAGAAAGTGGGTGTTCTTCGCAATGATAATGGAAGGAAGGTTTTGTTGTTGATCGAAATCGAGTTGTACAAATCTTAGCTGAAACGTTGGAGGATCTTGTATTTACACAAGTTTACAAATGCGATACGACTCAATTTCGAACACGAACTATTTGAACTGAAACCGTAAAAATCTATACAAAGACAAATAATCTTTAAAGAAATaggttaaaaagaaaaggtagACTTGAAACTGAGTCGTAAACGAATCCGCGTTACAACttgatttgattaaattttacataacTTATCAGATTAAAACCCCTCCGGAGAGTGTATTTCATGAATAATTCATGAGGTAaccgaaaaaaaaagtaaaaaaaaacatgtacaTGAGGTAATCTGTGACAatttactttatatttttaccTGACTAATCAAcagtttaataaattaattttgcaaaagtaaatttcattcctaaaataataaaataaaataattcttgttGTTGAACTTGACCTATTTGATATCATCGATGTCGCCGAAACTTCACATATTCCATAACCCACCTACTCCAACATAATCTAAAGTACTCAGAGAGAACTTCAAATCAACTTCGAAACCATCTTAATacaatcataaaattaattataagacgattaaaattttaagcttatttaataaatttaatgtttaaatatatcaaaattaatttgattatagATGTGGAGGATTTTATTGGTCGTCTCAATATGGACAATATCAACAGGAACGGGAGTTGTTATCGCTGAAAACTACGATTTATTACCGATTTGGTCGATTTTCAGAAACATTCATGAAGATAAACCACAAATAAATAACGACGAGTTTTACATTAAAGATTATTCTTTCATGAtcccaataaataaatttaacacagACGTAAAAGGTAAGTTcttttaaacttaaatatttACGTTGAAACATCAACAAGATTAATGTCGACCTCTATAAACATCGAAATTAAGATCAtcgtaatattttaataaatccggTCAAAACCGACGTGTTTAAACACACGTTACACTTTGACGCGTACGTTTATCAAATTTACACGGTATTTATTCGAATCAAACAGTTGGGTTAGTTGAGGGGttgaatttgatattttttaaaagcaCGAATCTCTGTTTGCATTTCCCGTGAGTTCAAATATGTAcagtacatttttttacaaaaatatcgatttcctaatcctttttttaaaaaaaaattctttcctaagtcaaaaatgttgaaactttGTAACAGAATTAAAACCCTATCAAAATGcactcagtaaaggcctttggaatcaattttagcaaaatatgacAATCCCCATTCCAGGGAGATAATGGTCAGgcataaaatatgttttagtGATGTTGCAGTATACAAAAACCTTTATtactaatataaaaataatacattttttattacgttagAAAATAACTAACACTTGctttagctaaatcacattatgatattcagaaaaatagttctttctttcattacaacataaataaacattgcacGCAGTACATTTTGAGTGGGGTCTCGAGTGAATAGCtttggcagaacaattttcacaTCTTCCTCTTTCTTTTCCAAAAGTAATCTAGTGCGAACCACGGTTCCCAAGTCTTACGTCATCAGTGTACTGGTAATCTTGCGATAcatgaatgtttctagttctaggtctaatgttagttctagtgacagtggtaggtagcgctagttagcatatgATATCACTATGTTACATTCttctattgaactaaaactagaacaaacactagtgttagtgttagttttagttttaattgttacgcAACgttagaccaagaactagaatcatttgggtttagccgtcttaagagacgtccGGCTAAACCcatatgtttctagttctagtgacagagcaagtataaaactagaattaaagCTACACCTAgagctagaatcattcgggtttagccgcacgtctctctagacggctaaacccgattgattctagttcttggtctagtgttagttctagttttccactagcactattactagaactaacacaagacctagaactagaatcattcgggtttagccgtcttgagagacgtgcggctaaacccgaatgattctagctctaagtatagcgttagttctagttttacacttgcactgtcattagacctaacattagacctagaactagaaatatttgcatgcagtaaatttgtatatttatttatcagaccTGTAGCTACAGAATGACGAAAATCTAATAGCGTCATCCTTTCCTCTTCACATTCAGAATatatgacaaaaaaaattgacgaaGCATATATCTGTAAAACCAAAGAAAAGCCTGTCACTTGGAATGGCGGTCGATTGTATGTACAGGTGTCtcaatttcgatgtccacataggccatccgaaactaaaagagatacaaaaaaaagtagcttacatgtcatgctctcgtttttcgagaaaatgctattgccgaaaactccgagcagctatcgtcttttgttttcgccctatcggcaaaaactgaaaattttgcaaaagcGACAatcgaatatctcacttatcatcaaagatggagtattataaataaaacattatatgggcaactttttacaaagaattcagtggcgtaggtataATTTtcttcccatcttttattttcgagattttagacgtaactttatttttttaaatggaaaccataattggctatgacctaaaataatttgttattttcttctgataacaaatatatagtttgtggagaatctaacaggactgctacatccattgtgtttttgtagtccactgcggattggttgcccgcactctacgtcacactatttgccacgcctggtaactgtctgtgtgtttagaggttatataatagacattaatacatctaaaaacataaaacttcaaaaataatatgaatatgtgacgtagtttgcagacaggttgtcacaacaatggatgtagcagtcctgttagattctactgtccttggtagtagtatttaaaaattcactaacaactctggcattatgtgctgctACTCcgccatattgaaaatatatcatttgaaacatatatgatggcaaattgtcgaccaaaggctcaatgtgttgccttaatatattgaggtatttacCTGactaagtttttatggtagatactatatgccaaaattctattatctaaaagggcacaccatacattgaaccccaatcttctttgaacactcaaagacttcatcggtccagatgacattttgaacaaacagcaattatagtagacgccacgagagctggcagtaaatcatcgttttccgctcttacaaatgccatacgtagttcacaaaccgctagagagtaatgtgtgttagaaagagatagcattagtttaatatgtctgctgtacaattcaaatggccacgtcgaaaaagtacgtctgttcttctaagggatataactctataattataacctcaaatcgaaacgtcttgtcAGCAtgtcatgaatctgttagtgttttcacaagccgaaaatgttttctttgaaaggaaaatcattaaataatatcattgacaatgtttgacatataacctccattactaacataacctacatttaaatgtatgtggtgaaataatctaagtcatacgtccatatcttgattcataccatttttaagcgatctgtcactgccagctctcgtggtttctactatatttaatttttctaaatatcatctacaaaattctaatctccggcacgtaaataatgagttagccccgctttgtatggtttatacttatttttatttcatattcgggagcaacGGCTTTTGgttcaatttctctgcaagatgttgatggatttatcgcaactgaagccaacacattgacttcatcTTCATGCAGGTCATCTTTTGGCatgtttttgcacgtggtttAGGTAAagaccaaaaatctattaaattttctgctaatcggctgaaggttcttacgtgcgattgtcttctttccggataccttgtgaaatataattccgcggctaacgtcgcattcttatctgataataGCTATCTGATAGCTTTACGCTTCATACGCGACAGCGGGCAGTGGTATTGCTGAGGCTGGTATTAGCGGTGACCTTGATacgatttttgaattagcaacaTACCACCAGCTTAAAATAAATCCTGACAAATCTATGTGGATGAGTTTTAATGGGCAACAGCGCAATCCTACTTCGTACTTAGCCATTAAGATGAATAACACCTTAATTAAAAAGGTCTCTGAATCTAAGTGTCTTGGTATGATTTTAGATACTAGCTTAAGATTTAGaaaacaaattcaaacatATATTCAGagatcatatttttttttgcgtcGGCTGTACCCGCATCGTTCATGTTTAcctttgaaattaaaagtgCTCCTCTGTGATATGTTTGTTCtttcacaatttaattatatgtcTGCTGTATATCATAGGGCTATAGATGCAGTCACGTCACGAAGTATATAAAAGGTTCAGAATAGTTGCCTCAGATTCATTTATGGGATTCGCAAATTTGATAGAGTTTCTCATAAACTTAAGGATGCTGGGTGGCTGAACATGAGCTCTCGACGGGAGTTTCATAGTTTGTCTCTCTATCATAGAATCGTTACCTCTGGAGTCCCGGAGTACCtgcataataaaattaaatataaaccacAGTGCGAGGGAAGTCAGACAAGGTCAGGTATTAGTTTCTATCCTCCAAAACATAGAACATCACTTTTTCAAAGGTCATTTACATATCATGTTTATAAATCGTATGGAAGCTTGCCACATGCACTACGTCAACTGAAATATGAccaatttcgaataaaattgaagaataTGATTTTTCAGCAGTCAACGGGTCTTGTCTGATGTTTGTTATTCTTTGTTTCTCTGTGATATTTTTGTGACCTTATTCTTATTGATATAAAGTCATTGTTACGATGTTAACAGTTACGCCATCAGTTATTACACtgacaagggaagtgtcacaactgtgtctcaccgatttcgatgcaatttggtacagtcatagaatgggccaaaataaggttcgcacatttttttatacgtgcggtaaaagcccctggggcgagttataggggttgaaagtttggagaaaaagtacgttttcacttatattttgaaaacgaaaagtgctatcaaaatttggtaaattgtaactgatattcattttaaaagagctttcttttgatgtgtcacacatatagcagagggttaaaaagggcgaactacccctatttttttggaattatttaaaaaccaccctatcgattttggcggcattaagtatacttctagtgcgttcaaaaatattagttaagggttttttcccattcgccctagatcaaccccagcgaagttacgggggttaacatgtaagcacttttcgtaagaatgatgtgataaaattgtcaggtattttgaaaatactttaaacaaaaccgtaaattagtcgcacaataaaatgtttagtgtaaaataaggcataatacaccatataggggttgttggggttatccacccccttaaaaattaattctatcccgggcgttatttgtcgattacggcgaaatttggtactgtgtttgttttatatttgaagtaaaaatttttgaaaatggttataagggttacaaattaggggtagttttttgtttatacctcgaagatgaaaactgccatcgtaactgtggtattgttttttaaaaatctatctatcgatgttccacgaggtaaactaccctcattttctttaaataataaatataaaactactagataaataagatattttatttatttatgagttaaaaagcaactgacaaaaaaaatagttcaatataccaaagaagtttattctacattactaattgacgttttttatgtattatattaattttcaatattaaatttatttttattctacgtagtgttggcaaaaatgaaagtcgtggaaaaaatgttttaaacataaggattttttacaccatgcacatgttatgaccgctatatccccacagatatcacacgttggcttctcactcgaaaagcaaacttccacgggattttcaaaatggtctggtctctcctctatatagccacttgcaaaccatgcgtatttaaaaacatttataaaccgaggggaagccaactggttatgcgtcaacgattgcaattttaatatgttatccctctgatgtaaattgacatcatactggtaaagaataatctgatcagagaatcttctaataaaatttttccatattctgaaaccaaatacatctaggggctgtatttgacctgttgtccctgca
This region of Onthophagus taurus isolate NC chromosome 3, IU_Otau_3.0, whole genome shotgun sequence genomic DNA includes:
- the LOC111420038 gene encoding uncharacterized protein, whose amino-acid sequence is MWRILLVVSIWTISTGTGVVIAENYDLLPIWSIFRNIHEDKPQINNDEFYIKDYSFMIPINKFNTDVKDRDYYNVFPKRGFSLLARWKPFNNLGKNRASIREHNTKMKTDVETRAHSRPAGQPLRWGK